ATGTGCCCGCATCCGTTGCCCCATGCGCTCAAAGGCATCTTCGTTTGCATGCCGCGAGACATACCGACGAGGCGCATCGGTGCACTGTGCTTTTAATGCACAGGAGGTGCAATCCTTGATGGCCTGGTACTCACGATTGCCGTTGTGCAATTGCTTGAGTGTCAGTAATTGGCCGGCAGGGCATTGGTAATGGTCGTGCTCTACGTCGTAAACAAAGTCTTTTCGGTCGAAAAAATCCTTACCTTTGCGGCTGGAGTTCTTTGATCGGCTGGGCGGCACATAAGCCGTGATGTTGGCGTCTTCACATGCCTGGAATTGCTGGCCATTGGAGTAGCCGGCGTCAGCCGTCACGGTCAGCTCTGGCTGCTGCAACTGTTCTTTGGCCTCCTTGGCCATCGGCTCCAACTGACGCCGATCGTCGCCATCCTGAGTCACTGCATGGTGCAGGATCAGGCAGTGTTCAGCGTCCACCGCCGTTTGCACGTTGTAAGCAACTCGCGGACCTTTGGCGGTGCGCATCATTCGAGCATCGCTTTCGTGAGCGTTGAACTGCTCCAGATCCATAGACTTCATCAAAGCCTGGCAAGTCCGGTTATTCGACTGCTTGTCTTCAAGTCGCGCCAGCGCGGTTTTGATCGCGCTGCGATCAACCGTTTCACCCGCCTCGTCCTTGTCGGCCTCATCCAGCTGCACCAGATACTGGGCAATGCGCTTGTCCAGCTTTTCCTCCTGGAGCTTGAGCTGTTTGAGATTCAGATGCCGTCGTGCAGACGCCACCGTCCGAAATTTACTGCCATCGATGGCAACCAGGTCGCCCGCAATCAAACCGACCGCGCGGCAGAATTGGACAAAGGCCCGGCACGTGGCAATGAACGCGGTTTTGTTGTCCCGACGAAAGTCGGCAATGGTTTTAAAGTCGGGCTTGAGTCGATTGATCAGCCACATGACTTCGACGTTGCGTTGGCACTCGGCTTCAAGTCGGCGCGAGGAGCGAATCCGCTGGAAATAGCCGTAGAGATACAGTTTGAGCTGGTCGGCAGGATCGTAAGAGGGACGTCCTGTGCCTTTGGGAGTTGCCCTGCCGAAGCCCAATTGAACAAGATCCAGTCCTGCGACATAGGCGTCAATCACGCGAACGAGATGATCTTCAGGTATTAAATCTTCCAGAGAAACCGGGAAGAGACTGGTCTGGTTTCGTGGTTCACCTTGGATATACGCCACAGCAAAAATGCCCCGTATCTTTCAATGATGGGGCATTTTCTTGAATCGCTGCGCAAATGGCTAGGTTTTCACACAGTCTGCACAGGGTGGGGCCTTCCTTTATTACTCAGCTAGAGAACTCAAAGCGATTGCAAAGAAATGGTCGCGCTCTGAAGTCTTGCTGGCTGTCAGCGTCCATCCACACCCACTGCGTACCGTCGCCTTGCAGATTATTGGTAATGCTCTGAATCTGCGAGTAAACGATCTTGACGTTCCCAGCCGCACTGGCAGTAGGCCCAATGTTGGTGACCTGATTGGCAAGGAGGCCGTTTGAAGTCTCATTGACGACAAACACGGTCGCTTGCGCCTCACGGAACTGGCAGGAGAGGAACTGTGTAATGGAGCTGCTGATCGTCAGGTTCATCCATTTCGAGGGGGGGCCGCATAGTAACGGGTGTACTTGTTGAACGGATGCTGCTCACCATCGGCCTGCAGCGGATAATTACTGAGCCCCGACGTATTGGTCGGCATGCCGACACTTCCCAGCCAGATTTCGACCAGGGACCTACCGGCGTTGCTGGGCAGTGAAACCGAAACGGTTTGAGTATCGGTGCCCGAGACAAAACCCAATGATGCCAAGCCTGCATTGGCCGTGGTGCCAGGCACTGTGATCGGTACGGGCGGCTGGCTATTGCTCCAGTTCACGGAGACCGTGGAATTGTCGATCAGCCAGGCAATCAGCGCCGCCTGGAAGGTACCGCCAGCCCCTCACGGTATTGGCAATCTTCACCGAACAAGCCGGCATAGACCACGAACCGTGGGCCACCGTTGCGCCTTCGCCGCCTCGGGCCAGGAACACTAACTGACAGCGATGCTCCAACCCGTTGTGGTCGTCCATCAACATCTAGGAAGGATAGGTCACTGTGCCAGCCCGAGTAACGTTCAGGCTGGCTCGAGTGGCCATACTATTAATTCGATTGTTCGCTTTTATCAAACTCGCGGCTCGGCAATAAAAAACCATTTTTGATTCTTCAATGAAGTCGACGTTGATTATGTTGCACTGGGTTGCCCAGTCGCGCTTGGCGAGATCGAACCACCAATTGAGATGTCCTTTGATGTCGACAGGGCCGCTGGTAATGCTGTAGCTGGTTGCGGAAAGCGACCAGGGCGCCCATTCGCCAGGAGGGTTTTTCAGTACGTCAACGATGTGTTTTTCCAGTTCAGCGGTGTTCGTATCGGCGATGCGACTCCATTGGTGTTCGATTTTTTTGCAAAATAGAGTTTGATCAAGTGCACGGTGCGACGGCGTCGCGACCAGAATTCTTTCCAGAGGGCTGATGTGCTTGAGTTGGCCGAGGCTCAGATGCAGGTTTCCGGTGGGAATGATGCGATAGCCCAAGAAGTGGATAATCATGCTATTGAAGTAGGCAAAATCAAATGCCTGATGACCGCCCTTCAGTTCATGGAAGTCCAGGATGATAAATTCGTCGGGGTTTTCCTTGAGAAAACGATTCAAGTCCGTCACAAGATTGCCCAAAGTACGGGTGGAGCGGTAACCATTGTGTTGAAAACGGAATTTGCCAAGCCCCGGCGCGTCGAAGTCAAAATCCAGTCGAACATCCAGCGCTCGCGAACCATTGTTCAGCTGGGCATAAAACGAATCGTGCTGGCACGCCAGCCAGTGAGCGCCTGGAATTGTCGGGTAGGACGCTTGCCAGTCGCAGCCCGCATTGTGAGTGCCCGGCAGCGTCAACTCGCAGAGCGATAGTGTATCGAGGGCCGGGGTCGCAGCCATCCAGTTGTTGAGTGCGTAATCTTCTGAAGTGGTGTTGTTCATTGATGCGTCCTTACATCGATTAATAGAAGCGTCGCCCCTGTTTATTGAAACGGTGAGGGGCGGCTGCTTCGTATTTATAATGATAAAAGTGCGCATGGCAAATTACTGTTTAATGCAGCGTATGTTCTGTTTTTGTGTTGATTCTATATTTGTTGGTTGAACTTGAGCTGAATGAGTTACTACTGATTTCGATTTTTTGCCTCAATCCATTGCGCCATATACTGAGTGCTTTTGTGCTGGTGATGACGCAACATGCTGCCCGTGAAATTGTCCCTTCTAAGTTGAGCGAGATGTACCTGGCAATACAATAATCTCTCGATCAGCGCCGGGCCATGTATCGACGGCCGATAGCGATCGGCCAACAGCGTCTGCCCATGGGATTGGGCGCTCATCCAAAGGTCTTTGTCTTTATAAAGACGTACCGCACAATCGGCGAATTCGCGCGCGGTTCGGGTCACCGCGCCCGGCCACGGCTGTTCTCGGTGCATCGCTTCCGCGCCAATTGGGGTCGTGACATTGGGTGTGCCGCATAGCATGGCGTCGACGATTTTGCCTTTGATACCCGCACCGAAACGTAACGGCGCCAGGCATACCCGGGCAGCCGACATGACTTGCAATGCATCTTCTGCCCAGTTCATCACTTGAAACCCTTGGGCCGGATTGTGCAACGCGGTGGCCTTGGGCGGCGTGTAAGCGCCGTATATGTGCAACTGAGCCGTTGGCAGTTGCTGGCGGATCAGCGGCCAAATGGTCGTTTTCATCCAGAGCACCGCGTCCCAGTTCGGCGCATGACGGAAGTTGCCGATGCTGAGAAAGTGCGCCCGGTCCTCAAAAGCTTTCGGTGCCTCACTCGGTGCATCGACCATCAGCGGACACCAGTGCAGCAAGTTGCGCGGCAGTTTGAACTGCTCGACCAGCAATTCGATCTCCACTTCAGAGATCATCAGGTTCAAGTCGCAACGATACAGCGCGGCGATCTCACGTTTTGCCAGATCGGTATCGGCCATGAGCTCGAACTCTTCACGCAATGCCGGGGCGAATAACTCACTGAAATCGTTGGCGTCGTCGCTGGCCTTCAAGCGATCCTTGAGTCGCTGATGCCGGGCATGTCGCAGGCTTTGCAGGTCTGAAGTCTCAAGCACACGCAACGCATCGGGGCAGTGTTTCTCTACTCGCCAGCCGAACTGTTCTTCCATCATGAACTGATCGAACAACACGATATCCGGGGCCAGTTCACTGACAAAGGTGTCGAAACTGCTGTTGTTCAACTCGATTGGAACTTCGCGAATGCCCAACGTGCTCAGGTCCGCACGGTGCTCACCGGTGCCAGCGGGGCTGCTGAAGGTAATGTCCCAGCCTTGCTGCAAAAACGTTTCGAGAATTTGCATGACATGCCCACTGGCCGCAGAAGAGCGGGGCTCGGGCCAGACGTAACCAATCACCAGGACTTTGGTTGCGCGGGGTTGACTCATTTAATGGGTATTCCTTGATACAGGTAGGGAGCGGGGAAATCGGGGGGTGAAACCAGCCTAGACGAGTATGCCTTTGACCTTGTCACGCAACTGATCGATCGAGAATGGCTTGCCGATGAGATGCATGCCGTCAGGTACCTCGATGCTTTCGGCAAAGCCGCTGGCGAACAGGATCGGTAACTCGGGACGCAGCATGCGTGCCTGTTTCGCCAATTCCCGGCCATCCATAACGGGTAGCCCCACATCTGTCATCAGCAAATCGATGCCCTGGTCCTCATCGTTGATGAATTCCAGCGCCATTTCACAACCATCCGCCGCAAGCACCCGGAATTTAAGCTCCTCCAGCACATCGACGATCAGCGTGCGCACGATGGCATCGTCTTCGACGACTAGTATGGTGGAGGCATTGGTGGACATGGCGGGTTCTCACAGGGCTGGATGTGCGGTTGCGTCGATCGAAGTCGCCGGGTTCGTTGGATGCGTCAGTGACGGATCACGATGAGTTTGTAAGGCGCTACAAAAACAATAGCCGCACAAGAGCCGCACAGAATAACTGCTCCTTCGCGCCAGAGCAGTTAAATCACGATTTTGCCAAAAAACAGGTCATAAAATTGGATCCATTCGTCAGTTATCGGGCAAACTCAATTATTTCCGATAGTCCGATAAGGCTAAGCCATGATCTTTGCGTCTTCGGTTGATGAGCAACGATTCCGTAAACTGCTGAGCCGTAATATAAGCCTGCCATTGGGTCTGGGTGTCATCAGCGCGTTTTTTTTCGTTGCGCTGATTACCTATCTGTTATCGGTAATCCAGTGGGTCCAGCACACCGACCGGGTGATCAATAATGCCAATGAAGCAACAAAGCTGACCGTTGATCTGGAAACCGGAATGCGCGGTTTTCTGCTCAGCGGCGATGAACATTTTCTTGAACCCTACGAGACGGCCAAACCGAGAATAGCGGTCGCCCTCAATACCTTGCTTGAACTGACCGCCGACAACCCGATCCAGACTGACCGTCTGCACCGGCTCCAGGCCTTGCACATGGAATGGGTCAATTACGCGCAAACAATGCTCGATTTGCAGCGCGCCGGGGGGGATTACCGTGGCGCAATCAAGACAGGCCGTGGCAAGCGCCTGACCGATGAGATTCGCAAGCAATTCGAAGATGTGGTTGACATGGAGCAGCAGCTGCGTGCCACGCGCAACGAGGACGTACGCCGCACCACGATCTGGAGCATTGCCCTTTATTTGTTGTTCGTGGTCGGTATCAGCGGTTTGCTGGCGTACATTGGCCGCCGGGATCTACTTAACCTCTCGCGCAGCTACAGTGCCAATCTCGCCGCGCAACAGGCCAGTGCCCGGCGTCTGGAACAGCAGGCCTGGTTGCGCACTGGCCAGAGTGAGCTGGCCGAGCAAATCCTGGGGCAATTGTCCCTGAATGTGTTGGGTCGACATATTCTGCAGTTCTGCGCGCAATATCTGGGCAGCGCTGTCGCGGCGCTCTATGTCCGTGAGGAGCATGGCGGACTGAAACGTATCGCGTGTTACGGTTTTTCCCGGGAACAGGAAGCGCTTGAGCAGCAACTTTCCAGTGGCGAGGGGATTGTCGGCCAGGTGGCGCAACAGGCTCGTTTGATTCGTCTTGATGATGTGCCAAACGACTACTTCAAAGTCAGTTCCGGCCTCGGCGAAGGCCTTCCCCATAGCGTCCTGGTGGTGCCGACCAGCGACGATAATCGGGTTAACGGGGTGATCGAACTGGGTTTCCTGCGGGCGCTGACGGATCGCGACGTCGAACTGCTCGAGCTGATTGCCGGTAATATCGGCAGCTCGATCGAGGCGGCGCGCTATCGTCAGCGCTTGCAGGCAGTACTCGCCAAAACCCAGCAACTCAACGAAGAGCTGCAAGTCCAGCAAGAAGAACTCAAAGCCGCCAACGAAGAACTGGAAGAACAGTCGCGGAGTCTGAATGAGTCCCAAGCCAATCTGGAAACCCAGCAGATCGAGCTGGAGCAAGCCAACGAACAACTCGCCGAACAGGCGCAGATTCTGGTCAGGCAACGCGATGCCATGGACCTGAAGAACACTGAACTGAATCAGGCCCAGGTGGAACTCGAAGCGCGCGCCGAAGCGTTGCAGCGCTCCAGCCAGTACAAATCAGAATTCCTCGCGAACATGTCCCACGAACTGCGCACGCCGCTGAACAGTTCGTTGATTCTGGCCACGCTGCTGGCGGAAAACCCGCAGGAAAACCTCAGCGCCGAGCAGGTCAGATTCGCCGAGTCGATCTACTCTGCCGGCACCGACTTGCTCAATTTGATCAACGATATTCTCGATCTTTCCAAGGTCGAGGCCGGCAAGCTTGAAATCCGTCCGGAAAACACCAGCGTCGCGCGTCTGGTGGAAGGTTTGCAGGACACGTTCCAGCCATTGGCCGCCGACAAGAAACTGGATTTCCAGGTGCAACTGCAGGCTGATGCACCGTTGATGCTGTTCACCGACCGCCAGCGTCTGGAGCAAGTGATCAAGAACCTGCTGTCCAACGCGGTGAAATTCACCGAAAAGGGCACTGTCAGCCTGAATGTCTGCGCTCAGTCGGGCGAGGGCATTGCCTTTATCGTTCGCGATTCCGGGATTGGCATTGCGCCGGATCAGCAGCAAAGCATTTTCGAAGCCTTCCGTCAGGCCGATGGCGCCCTTAACCGTCGTTACGATGGCACCGGCCTTGGCTTGTCGATTTCCCGTGATCTGGCCAGGTTGTTGGGCGGTTCCATCAGCCTGATCAGCGAGCCAGGGCAGGGCAGTGTGTTCACCCTGGTGTTGCCGCGGCACTACGTCGAGCCGGGCGACGCGCCTGTCGAGACGATGAGCGCCACGCCGGTGGCCATGCCGAAAAGCATCACGGTTACCGCGCCTGTGTCGCTGATTGCCGCCGACATTCCGCGTTTCGACGATGATCGCCACAAGGCGCCATTTGCCACTCGCTGCATTCTGGTGGTGGAAGATGAGCCGAACTTTGCGCATATTCTCTACGATCTGGCCCATGAACTGGGTTATCAGTGCCTGGTGGCCCACGGCGCCGACGAAGGCTGTGACCTGGCCAGCCAATTCATCCCCGATGCGATCCTGCTGGACATGCGCTTGCCGGATCATTCCGGGCTCACTGTATTGCAGCGTCTTAAAGAGCACGCCGAAACCCGGCACATTCCCGTGCACGTGATTTCGGTCGAAGACCGCGTAGAGGCCGCCATGCACATGGGGGCCATCGGTTATGCGCTCAAGCCCACCACCCGCGAGGAGCTCAAAGCGGTGTTTGCCCGCCTCGAAGCCAAACTGACACAGAGGGTCAAACGGGTATTGCTGGTCGAAAACGACGATGTGCAACGCGACGGCATCGCCCGACTGATCGGCGAGGAAGACATCGAAATCACCGCCGTCGGCCTAGCGCAGGATGCGCTCGACCTGCTGCGCACCACGATTTTCGACTGCATGATCATCGACCTGAAGCTGCCGGACATGCTCGGCAACGACTTGCTCAAGCGCATGTCCACCGAAGATATCTGCTCGTTCCCGCCGGTGATCGTCTATACCGGACGTAACCTGACCCGGGACGAAGAGGCCGAGCTGCGCAAGTATTCGCGCTCGATCATCATCAAGGGCGCGCGCTCGCCCGAGCGCTTGCTGGACGAAGTGACACTTTTTCTGCACAAAGTCGAATCCCGGTTGTCCCTGGAACGCCAGACGATGCTCAAGACAGCCCGCAGCCGCGACAAGGTTTTTGAGGGGCGTAAAGTGCTGCTGGTGGACGACGATGTACGCAACATCTTTGCCCTCACCAGTGCGCTGGAGCAAAAAGGCGCTATCGTGGTCATTGGCCGCACTGGCCGTGAGGCCGTTGAAAAACTGAATGAAGTCGAGGACATTGATCTGGTGCTGATGGACGTGATGATGCCGGAGATGGATGGTTTTGAAGCCACCCTCGAAATCCGCAAGGACCCGCGCTGGCGCAAGCTGCCGATCATTGCGGTGACGGCCAAGGCCATGAAGGACGATCAGGAGCGCTGCTTGCAGACTGGCGCCAGCGACTATCTGGCCAAGCCGATCGATCTGGACCGCCTGTTCTCGCTGATTCGTGTGTGGTTGCCGAAGATGGAACGCATCTAAGTGCGCAGTACCGAAATCGAATTGAGGTTGTTGATCGAGGCGATCTACCTTAAGTACAGCTACGATTTTCGCGATTACTCCGCCGCCTCGATCAAACGCCGGGTCAATCATGCGTTGAGCCAATTCGAATGCAATACCATCCCGGCGTTGCAAGAGAAGGTCTTGCATGATCCGACCGCGTTCATGCAACTGCTGCAATGGCTGACGATCCCGGTCAGTGAAATGTTCCGCGATCCTTCGTATTTTCTGGCGCTGCGCCGCGAAGTGGTGCCACTGCTTAAGACTTATCCATCGATCAAGGTCTGGATCGCCGGTTGCAGCACTGGCGAAGAGGTCTATTCGATGGCGATTCTGCTGCGCGAAGAAGGCTTGCTGGATCGCACCATCATCTATGCCACCGACATCAACCCGCGCTCGCTGGATAAAGCCAGGCAGGGGATTTTTTCCCTGGAGAATGTCCGGGCCTACACTCACCACTACCAGCAGGCTGGTGGTCAGCGTTCATTCGCCGACTACTACACGGCGGCCTATGGCTACGCCATTTTCGACAAGAGCCTGTGCGACAACGTGACTTTCGCCGATCACAGCCTGGCCACCGACAGCGTGTTCTCGGAAACTCAATTAATTTCGTGTCGTAATGTATTGATTTATTTCAATAAAAAACTTCAGGATCGCGCGTTCGGGTTGTTTCATGAATCTTTGTGTCGTCGGGGTTTTCTGGCACTGGGCAGTAAGGAAACCCTTGAGTTCTCGGCCTATGGCGATCAGTTTGAACCGTTGGTCAAGCAAGAACGGATCTACCGCAAATGATGAACACGTTTGTCTGCCGCTGCAGGAAAACAGCCAGATAAACGCAACCTCTGAATGACCGTATGGTCGTATCAGCAGTTATTGACCGAGCAAAGGCTACCCATGAGTGAAGATGCACAAGACGTGGTATTGATCGTCGAGGATGACCCTTCGATCTTGATGGTGTTGTCTGCTTATTTGTCGGGCGAAGGTTACCGCGTGCTGCAAGCCGAAAATGGCGAGCAGGCCTTTGAAATTCTGGCGAGCAAGCCGCACCTGGACATGATGATCACCGACTTCCGCTTGCCGGGGGGAATCTCTGGCGTACAGATCGCCGAACCCGCCGTGAAGCTGCGACCGGAACTCAAGGTCATCTTCATCAGCGGCTATCCCCAGGAAATTCGTGAGACCGACAGCCCGATCACCCGCACAGCACCAATCCTGGCCAAGCCGTTCGATCTGGATGAGTTGCAACGGATCATGCAGGCCATGCTGTCCTGAAAGGACCGTTCCGGTGTAGCCGCTGCTGAAACCTGCTTCCGGGGACGAAGTCCTCGTCAAGGCATGTATGGCGCTGTCTTCTGCGCGCCCGAGCCACTACAGAACGACCGTTTACAACCCTTGCTGCAACGCCGGATCGTCCGGATTTAGCTGTTCCAGCTGCGCCAACAGGATCTGCACGTTCTGCAACTGTCCGCTTTCTTTCCAATAGTTGATTAGCAGCACGCGCGCCTTGCGATCGGCCGGGTGACGCTGGACGATTTCCTGCAGCTGGTTCTGCGCCGCTTCCAGCTCTTGCTCACCGTGCAGCGTAGTGGCCAGATCGTAGCGGTAATCCTTGTTGTCCGGCTCAAGTTCAACGGCTTTGGACAACCCGAGCAAGGCGAACTCACTTTGCCCGTGATGCAGCAACCAGAGTCCCAGCGCATGTTGCAGGTAGGCCGAGTCAGGCTGGGCCTTTAATTGTTTCGCCAACAATTGCCTGGCAGCGTCACTTTGGCCCTGTTTATCCAGCACTTCAATTTGCATCACCAGCGCCGGCAGGTTACCAGGCGCCAGTTGCAACGTGCGCTCCAAGGCCTGCTGCGCGTCCTTCAGTTCGGCATTGTGCAAGTGCAGGCGCGCCAGTTGGTACTGGGTTTCGGCGCTTTCCGGCTGCCCCTTGAGGAGTTGCTCCCAGGCATCGATGGCTTGCTCCAATGGGCCGAAGTACAACCCTAGCTCATCCGGCGTCAGCCCCAGTAAGGCATTGACCGCCGCAAACCGGACGCTAGGGTCGCTGTCATCGAGCAAGGGCCCCAGCAAAAGGCTGCGTTGCCCACTGGACACCAGCCCGTTGATGCTTTTGATCGCTGCGATGCGCACATCCGCCGAGGCATGTTGCAGGTCTGCATCCGCCAGTTTCAGGGCTTGCGGGCTCGGGTAGTTGGGCAGTTCGGCGTGCAACCAGACACGGCGCTTGGTCGACAGGTCAGGGCGGCCCAATTGCTGATAAAGCACCCGCGCCGCCCCCGGTTGACCCGCGCGTGCCTGGGCCAGCGCTTCGCTGTAGCCGTGCTTGATCGCCGCCGGCACCACAGGCGTCGTGCTACGCAGGAAAAACCAAGCGAGGGCGAAGGCAAACAATACGCAGAGGCTGATGAGCAAGTAGCGGCGGGACTGAGGCATGCAGGAATCCGGGGTGACAGGTTTTTGCAAAGTCATCAGCTTCGGTCAGGCCGGGCTGTGAGTCAAACCACGAGTGAGGTTTTCGCGATTTGAGCCTTGGAATCAGTAGAACTATCCAATCATGATCCCCCGCAATCCCTGTGGGAGCGGGCAAGCCCTAATGCCAGTCAGTTAAGCGTGATACTGAACCTGTGGCGAGGGAGCTTGCTCCCGCTGGACCGGTCCGCGCTCGGGCGAAGCAGTCCCCTCTTTTTGGGTTAAAGGGGCCGCTCCGCGGCCCAGCGGGAGCAAGCTCCCTCGCCACGGGTTACTCATTGCTTGTTCTATCTCTTAACTGGGCAAGCCCGCTTCTACAGGGATATGCGTTGAATTAAAGATGGCCAAAAAAAGCCCCGCGACCGAATGAGGCGCGGGGCAAAAGAATTGGTTGATTGCGGTCAACCAAAGGAGCGCTTTAAAACGTTACTTGCTGGCGACCGTCTCTGGCTGCCAGCCGCCGCCGAGGGCTTTGTAGATCGCGACGATGCCGCGATATAAATCGACTTCGGCCTGGGCCTGGGTGTCTTCGGCTGCCAGGCGCTCACGCTGAGCATCGAGCAGCACGAGGAAGTCCACGGTGCCTTCGCGGTAGCGAATGTCGGCGAGATCGGCCGCGGCGCGGCTTGATTCGCTTTGACGAATCAGCGAGATCAGGCGCTGCTGACGTTTACCGTAATCGCTGAAGGCATTTTCCGACTCTTCCAGCGCCAGCAGTACTTGCTGTTCGTAAGTCGCCAGGGCGCCTTCGGCTTCAGCATCGGCGCCGCGCAAACGGGCGCGCACGCTGCCTAGGTCGAACGCCGCCCAGGTGATGCTTGGGCCCAGTGCCCAGGCATTGGCCGCCGACGAGCCGATCTGTGATCCGCGCCCGGCGGTGAAGCCAAGGAAGCCGCTGAGGCTGACCCGTGGGAACAAATCAGCCTTGGCCACGCCGATACGGGCGGTGGCGGCCGCCAGTTTGCGTTCGGCGCTGAGGATGTCCGGGCGCCGTTGCAGCAGCTCGCCCGGATCACCGATCGGCAATGCCTTGGCGATTGCCGGCAAGTCTTTTGGACTCAAATCGACTGTCAGTTTTTCCGGACGTTCACCCAGCAGGGTGGCGATGCGGTTGCGCTGACGCACCTGTTCGGCCTGCAGTTGCGGCATGCTGGCTTCGACAGATGCCAGGCGCGCATCGGCGCGAACCACGTCCAGCTGATCGCCGACACCGGCATCACGCAGGCTTTCGGTGATCTTGCGCGATTCCTGCTGGTTGTTCAGGTTGGCCAGGGCGATCTTTTCCCGCAGTTGCGCGCCGCGCAGTTGGCCATAGGCGTCCACCAGTTCGGCAATCATGCTGACTTGCAGTTGGTAAAGATCGGCTTCGGCCGCCTGCTGTTCGGCGTCGCTGGATTCCAGGTTGCGCTGGATGCGACCGAACAAGTCCAGTTCCCAGGCCATGTCCAGGCCCAGGTCATAGCGTTCACTGCTGACGCGTTTAGTGGTCTGGCCGGGAATCTGCCCTTTGGCCAGATCACTGCTCGCGCGGCTGGTGATGGTCGGCATGGCGTCATTGCTCGCGTCGTCGCGAATTGCCCGGGCCGCTTTCCAGCGGGCGAAGGCCACGCGCAAATCGCGGTTGCCTTGCAAGGATTGCGTCACCAACTGGTTGAGGGTTGGATCGTCGAACTGCTGCCACCAGATGCCTTCGAAACGTGCACGGTCAAAATTCTTCTGACCGGCGCTGCCATCGGTGGCGGCCGTGATGTTGGCCGCCTCCGTGGTGGGGGTTTTGTAGTCCGGGCCGACGGCGCAGGCACTCAGGGCCAGTACCAGAAGGCTCGGCAGGAAGGCTTTCAGGCTCATTGTTGCGCCTCCAGTTGCTTTTCCAGTTTCAGCGCCTTGGCCGCTTTGCGCGCTTCACCGCGCTCCACAAAGTTGCGAATCAGTACGTAGAACACCGGCGTCAGCAACAGACCGAAGAAGGTCACCCCGAGCATCCCGGAGAACACCGCCACACCCATGGCATGACGCATTTCGGCACCGGCACCGCTGGAGAAAACCAGCGGCACAACACCCATGATGAACGCGAAAGAGGTCATCAGGATCGGCCGCAGACGCAGACGGCAAGCTTCCAGCACCGCGGCCAGCGGGCCGAGGCCTTCTTCCTGTTTATCCTTGGCAAACTCGACGATCAAAATCGCGTTCTTACACGCAAGTCCCACCAGTACGATCAGGCCGATCTGGGTGAAGATGTTGTTGTCGCCGCCCGAGGCAATCACCCCGGTAATGGCCGACAGCAGGGTCATCGGCACAATCAGGATCACCGCCAGTGGCAGGCTCCAGCTTTCGTATTGAGCCGCGAGCACCAGGAACGCCAGCAGCACGCAGAGCGGGAACACGAACAGCGCTGTGTTGCCGGACAGAATCTGCTGGTAGGTCAGGTCGGTCCACTCGTAGGTCATGCCGTTGGGCAATTCGTCCTTGAGCAGTTTCTCGATGGCTTTCTCGGCCTGGCC
The window above is part of the Pseudomonas sp. B21-048 genome. Proteins encoded here:
- a CDS encoding response regulator, with protein sequence MSTNASTILVVEDDAIVRTLIVDVLEELKFRVLAADGCEMALEFINDEDQGIDLLMTDVGLPVMDGRELAKQARMLRPELPILFASGFAESIEVPDGMHLIGKPFSIDQLRDKVKGILV
- a CDS encoding glycosyltransferase: MSQPRATKVLVIGYVWPEPRSSAASGHVMQILETFLQQGWDITFSSPAGTGEHRADLSTLGIREVPIELNNSSFDTFVSELAPDIVLFDQFMMEEQFGWRVEKHCPDALRVLETSDLQSLRHARHQRLKDRLKASDDANDFSELFAPALREEFELMADTDLAKREIAALYRCDLNLMISEVEIELLVEQFKLPRNLLHWCPLMVDAPSEAPKAFEDRAHFLSIGNFRHAPNWDAVLWMKTTIWPLIRQQLPTAQLHIYGAYTPPKATALHNPAQGFQVMNWAEDALQVMSAARVCLAPLRFGAGIKGKIVDAMLCGTPNVTTPIGAEAMHREQPWPGAVTRTAREFADCAVRLYKDKDLWMSAQSHGQTLLADRYRPSIHGPALIERLLYCQVHLAQLRRDNFTGSMLRHHQHKSTQYMAQWIEAKNRNQ
- a CDS encoding phospholipase; the protein is MNNTTSEDYALNNWMAATPALDTLSLCELTLPGTHNAGCDWQASYPTIPGAHWLACQHDSFYAQLNNGSRALDVRLDFDFDAPGLGKFRFQHNGYRSTRTLGNLVTDLNRFLKENPDEFIILDFHELKGGHQAFDFAYFNSMIIHFLGYRIIPTGNLHLSLGQLKHISPLERILVATPSHRALDQTLFCKKIEHQWSRIADTNTAELEKHIVDVLKNPPGEWAPWSLSATSYSITSGPVDIKGHLNWWFDLAKRDWATQCNIINVDFIEESKMVFYCRAASLIKANNRINSMATRASLNVTRAGTVTYPS
- a CDS encoding IS1182 family transposase, which encodes MAYIQGEPRNQTSLFPVSLEDLIPEDHLVRVIDAYVAGLDLVQLGFGRATPKGTGRPSYDPADQLKLYLYGYFQRIRSSRRLEAECQRNVEVMWLINRLKPDFKTIADFRRDNKTAFIATCRAFVQFCRAVGLIAGDLVAIDGSKFRTVASARRHLNLKQLKLQEEKLDKRIAQYLVQLDEADKDEAGETVDRSAIKTALARLEDKQSNNRTCQALMKSMDLEQFNAHESDARMMRTAKGPRVAYNVQTAVDAEHCLILHHAVTQDGDDRRQLEPMAKEAKEQLQQPELTVTADAGYSNGQQFQACEDANITAYVPPSRSKNSSRKGKDFFDRKDFVYDVEHDHYQCPAGQLLTLKQLHNGNREYQAIKDCTSCALKAQCTDAPRRYVSRHANEDAFERMGQRMRAHPEMMVSRRSIVEHPFGNLKQWLFGNGRFLLRQLEGARAEMALAINAYNLKRVINVLGARQLMALMG